GAAATCTGCCACCAGTTGTCAGAACGTTTACATGGCCATaaatatttagcattttcttactttaaaaaaaatggagaaaaaaatcctctatatttttaaagtgttcttcACTTGCTTCAGAAGAAGACAGCTGACAATATCGCTACTCACACaaacatattttacaaaattcacaaaagcggggcggggggggggtcttTTACTCCTTCTCAGGTGAGGACGTTAACGCTGGGACCATTCGGTCCCCGGGGAGAGGCAGAGAAGCGAAGCTGCGCAAACATTCTGTAAACTCGGCTTACGGTTCAGCCGTCTCCAAAGGTTCAAACCGAGAGAGGGATGGGGCGGAGCTGGGGGGTGGAATCTGCCTCTCCAAGGAGGTGCAGCAACCTCCTGGCGCCTCCCCAACGGAGCCAAGAGTCAACACGACTCcagaataataattataataatataataaccaCTGTAAGGGCCGAGTCCTCCTCGCCTCCGCcgctggggtggggcctgggcctgGAGCCGAGAGTCTCGGAGGGGCGACGCTCACCAAGTCCACTGCTGGGCCTGGACCAGGGGGTGTGCTGTCGGGTACTGGGGGGTGCCGGCCGAGCTGTACTGGGCGTTGTACTGCATGTGTTGCAGAGACTGCGCGCTGTAGGCCGAAAAGGGGATGCCCGCCTGGAAGGTGGCAGCTGCCAGGTCCTGGGCTTTGAGCGCGTGGCACGGTTTGCCGTCCCTGACCAAAACGGGCACGGCCACCCGGCGCGGCGAGGGCAGGGGCGTCACCTCCATACCTTTCTCTGCCCGGGCGCGCTTCATCTTGTAGCGGTGGTTCTGGAACCAGATCTTGACCTGCGTGGGCGTGAGGCGGATGAGGCTGGCCAGGTGTTCGCGCTCTGGCGCCGACAGGTACCGCTGCTGCCGGAAGCGCCGCTCCAGCTCGTAGGTTTGCGCCTTGGAGAAGAGCACCCGCCGCTTCCGCTTCTTGCCGGCGTCCCCTCCGCCGCCGGGGGTCTCCTTGTCATTGTCCGGTGACTCGTCGGCCGAGGGCTCCGGAGACTTGGAACTCGAGTCCTGGGGCGCCGCGCCGGCTGCCAGCCCATGCACTGGGGGAAAGAGAAGCCCATCAGGAGCCTGGAGGCCGCGCGCGGCCGGGCCCGACCCCGCGCGCCCCGGATCCTCCGTGCGCCCTCGGGCCTGTGCGCCCCGCAGCCAGGCCCCGCTGCCTTCGCCCTGACCCCCGCCCTGCTCCACGCCTGACAAAATCGTCGGTGTCCGCCCCGGGGAAAGAGAAGAAGCGGCTGGAGTAGGGGCTCGGTGCTCCACTTTCTAGGGGTTTGACCAGTGTGGGTGCGtattttttgcggggggggggggagtggcgCGCGGAGGAGATCATCGCGGGTTAAGGGCTCCGGCCCCCTTAAGCAGTTTCCTCTCCGGAGAGACGTgggcagatttttaaaagaaaaaacccacaatcCCGGCATTGATCGGCTCGGCCATTTAAGGCAGGTTTTGGGGGCTTTCGTTTCTGCTTTCCGACTTTCTAGACACCCTCCGCACCGCACAAAGCGTCCTCTATGAAGTGCAGGGGGCAGGGTGAGCTATTTATACCCGGGCCACCCTCTCCCCGTATCCCGAGGCAGGCTGGCTCGCTCCACTGCTCCAGGCCAGTCCTTCCCGGCTGTcggaatgggggaggggggctccGGCCGGAGCCGTCAGTTCTGGTTGGCGTCTGTAACCAGCCCTTGGGAGGtattctcctccccttcttcctcctaatttctctctttggaaaaaatatctgAGACCAAGTCTCCTTCCCGGAGTAGGGGGGGTCTGACGAAGAGGGAAGAGGTAGGGCATCCCAAACAAACGTTAGGCATCTTTCTGGGGGCGCAGGGTGAGGGATCCGGCTTACAAGGCTCCATCCCTTTTCTCCCCGCGGCGTGCGGCCCAGGCTGCGGCCACAGTAGCAGAGGCGGTCACAGCCGCGGCGGCCAAGTTTCGCTACTTACGGGAGTACTGGAGGCCCTCGGTGCTGGCCAGCCAGCGCGTGTACGGGTTGTCGCTGCTGTCGTAGAAGGGGTTCTTTAGGGGCAGGCTCTGCACCGTGTCCAGGGCGCCCTGCCCTAGCGGCCCGGCCCTCTTGGCGGGCTCCGGCCCCTCGCTCTCCTCCTCTGGCCCTTCGGCCACCGAGCCCTCCTCATCGTTGGTGTCCGGTAGGTCCAAGATGTCCTTGACCGAAAACCCCGTCTTTGTGTTGGTCAGCGACATGGCCGGGACCCCGCAATTTATGCCGCAAAGTTGTAGCTTCACTTGGTCAATTCCTTGCGCTCTCAgtaggggcgggggagggggtatggggagaggggttgggggaggggaggggggatgggctTTAATTATTGAGATTATtatgtttaagaaaatgaaagaaactctgggaaaggggagaaaaagaaagaaagaaagaaagaaaaaagcccaaGGCGTTGCCTGTGTCTTCTCTGCAAGCACGCGGAAATGGACGCGGGGAGCCGGGCGGCCTGCGCGCCAGCGCTGCGGGCCGGGCCCGAGTTTGTAACTCCAGGAGGGGTGCCAAGGCGGCGTCAGCTCCGGCTCCGGCGGCCGCTCAGCGCGCGGTGGCGGCTGGTGGCGAGGAAAAAATGGGCCATTGCCCGAGCGATCAGTCCATATAAGGCTGGGCTCCACTCACGAACCTGGGGAGagggggggaagagggggagaaagagagggagggaaagatagagggagggggaggaaaaggagggggagggaaagggggggagggaaagagagagagagagagaaagagggagggagggagggagagcgagAGAAGGGtggaaaaaaagggggagggagacaTTAAAACGCAAAGGTTGGACACGTGTGGGCGGGTCTTGGAAGTCAAGTGGATGAAGACTGTATTTGCAGATGTGAAATTGTGGGTTTTGGGGAGCTCCGCGCTCCCAGCCAACGGCCCTCTAGAGCAAGATGAGAGGTGTAACGTGTCAATTAATTGCAAAGACGGGGCGAGCCTTTCTTACCCAGTATTTACATACAAAGGACCACCGCGTCGCTCGCGAGTCCACACACTTGAAAGGGCAGTTTTAACAaattgcatctttttaaaaaaagcgggggaggaggaaagaaaacaaaacagaaacccggaggaggagagaaaaacagaatccTCAACATTCACCGGTTCCTACCTCCCCGCCCACGCGCGCCTGCCCCCAGCAAGCCGGAAAATTGGCGATTTGTGGCGCCTttggaaaagggggagggggcgcAGGCTGAGCCGCGGAAATCTCTCCTTCCCATCGCTGGCCGTTCCCTAAACAAGATCCGGTTCAAATGGCAAGAGCCCAACTTCTGTAAGCCTCCTGGGTCAATATTTTGGTTGAGGCTTAAGGATGAGTACTAGAAATGACAAGGCAAGTAATTGATTCTAGTTAAACGCCGAAAGAGCCCGAAACCCAGGAGAGGAATCGGCTCGGGGCCGGCCGGAGCCACCACCAAGCGACACCACCTCCCCCGCCCCGACACCCTTTATTTGCtaaagacatttatttccttctccccgcctccctcccctcccccccccagctCTGTGCTGCTGAGCAGGACAGCGCACTTCACTTTCTGCTTTGCGGGCGCGCGGGGtggggcggtgggggtggggaagtctCCCGCGGGCCGCGATCAGCCCGGCCCCACCGCCTCCGGCCCCGCGGGCCGCGATctcagggtggagggaagggcaggCGGCCCCGCGCCCTTCCTGCCCCCTATTATGTCTCCCTTTCCAGCCTCCAGCGGTGGCAGAgcgaggtggggggggggcaagGGGGGAGGGGCGGGTGCGCTGTCTCCAGCCGGGGTGAGGATCCCGAAAACCGCGGGGAAGGGGGTCGCAGGGCGGGAGGTGCTGCTGAGTTCTCTCCGGAGTTTTCTTCTCCCCAGGGAGTCCTTTCGGACGCACCAGGGGCGAGTTCAGAGGACACGCTCCAGGCTCCCAGCTTGCGTGAGGTTTGTGTGCGGGTCCCAGCCCCGGGCCGGCCTGGGAACTGCACTTTCCCGGGACGGCACCACCTCCTCGGCGCCG
This region of Phocoena phocoena chromosome 15, mPhoPho1.1, whole genome shotgun sequence genomic DNA includes:
- the NKX2-2 gene encoding homeobox protein Nkx-2.2, with protein sequence MSLTNTKTGFSVKDILDLPDTNDEEGSVAEGPEEESEGPEPAKRAGPLGQGALDTVQSLPLKNPFYDSSDNPYTRWLASTEGLQYSLHGLAAGAAPQDSSSKSPEPSADESPDNDKETPGGGGDAGKKRKRRVLFSKAQTYELERRFRQQRYLSAPEREHLASLIRLTPTQVKIWFQNHRYKMKRARAEKGMEVTPLPSPRRVAVPVLVRDGKPCHALKAQDLAAATFQAGIPFSAYSAQSLQHMQYNAQYSSAGTPQYPTAHPLVQAQQWTW